The Balneolaceae bacterium sequence GGCGAGGCGGGCAACAACGACAACGCCCTGCAGATCGCCAACCTGCAGAACCTCTCGCTGCTGGACGGGGAATCCCTGGCCAGCAACGCCGTGCAGATGATGACCGATCCCGGCATGCGTATCACCGAACTTGAAAACCGCATCACCTCGCGCGAATCGGCCCGCCAGCTGCTGATCAACCAGCAGGAGAGCCAGTCGGGCGTCAACATCGACGAGGAGCTGAGTGATCTGATCAAATACCAGAACGCTTACCAGGCCTCCGCACGCGTGCTCAACGAGGGCCAAAAAATGTACGATACCCTGCTCTCCATACTCTAACTGCTTCCAAACGCCATGCGCATAACCCAGAATCTCATATACAACCGACTGCAGGGCATGCTGAGCCGCAACCGCGAGGAGCTGGCCAAGTACCAGCAGCAGCTGGCCAGCGGCAAGGCGGTCATACGCGCCTCCGACGGCGCCGTGGAGTTCAGTACCAGCCGCATCATACAGGAGCAGATCCGCAAGGACGGGCAGTACCAGAGCAATATTAATGCGGGTCTGCGCCAGGCGCGTACCGTCCAGGAATCGCTGGACGGCATGGTGGACACCCTCATCGACCTGAAGTCTACTGCCGTGCAGGGCTCCAATGACTCCATCGACGCGCCCGAGCGCGAGAAGCTGGCCGAGCAGGTAGTCAATGTACGCGAGCGGCTGATGGACCTGGGCAACGTGCAGTTCAACGGCGTGCACCTGTTCGGGGGCACCAATACCGAGAATCCTGTTTTTTCCCTGAACGGCGCGGCCGCCGGCGGCGTGGAGGACGTGGCCAACAGCGATGCCCTGGTTACCCGCATTTCCGAGCACAACGAGGTGAAGACCAGCGTTACCGGCACCGAGCTCCGCGCCACCGGTTCGGGCGACCTCTTCGCCATGGTGGAGAATGTGGAGGATGCCCTCCGCGCCAACGACCGTACCGCGTTGAATGCAGAACTCGACAACGTGGAGTCGGCCCTGGACCACGTCACCAAGCTGGCTTCCCGCATTGGAAGCAACATCAACCGTCTCGAATTTGTGCACGACAAGTACGAATCGGGCATCATTGAGAAGGAGGGCGAAGTGAGCCGGCTGAC is a genomic window containing:
- a CDS encoding flagellin, whose translation is MRITQNLIYNRLQGMLSRNREELAKYQQQLASGKAVIRASDGAVEFSTSRIIQEQIRKDGQYQSNINAGLRQARTVQESLDGMVDTLIDLKSTAVQGSNDSIDAPEREKLAEQVVNVRERLMDLGNVQFNGVHLFGGTNTENPVFSLNGAAAGGVEDVANSDALVTRISEHNEVKTSVTGTELRATGSGDLFAMVENVEDALRANDRTALNAELDNVESALDHVTKLASRIGSNINRLEFVHDKYESGIIEKEGEVSRLTDADYAEAISNFQKFETSYQAALSAHSRMTRNTLLNYL